The following are encoded in a window of Manihot esculenta cultivar AM560-2 chromosome 8, M.esculenta_v8, whole genome shotgun sequence genomic DNA:
- the LOC110621294 gene encoding RNA pseudouridine synthase 3, mitochondrial isoform X3 translates to MRKKKRKEPNKYTSPVNFIKVGSLDTIAWIKPSDVMEEGARIHIPVSVAETSISKRFGVIPSGTLCPNADEIEYLQRLVQYKDSALIVLNKPPKLPVKGNLPVHNSMDALAAAALSYDNDEGPKLVQRLDAESSGLILLGRTRESIGLLQWLFNDQNNPISCCKAWNDAREAMYQRYWALVIGTPKEKEGLIRAPLTKVLLNDGKTDRVVLAQCSGFEALTEYRVLGPKINGCSWIELRPLTRRKHQLRVHCAEALGTPIVGDYKYGWFVHQRWKQMPQVDIEPFSGKPYKLRRPEGLDVQKGSVLSKVPLLHLHCRELVIPNIAKFVDVLNQKSENLCQALDAKPDLLRFVASMPSHMKISWNLMSSYLV, encoded by the exons atgaggaaaaagaaaaggaaagaaccAAACAAGTATACTTCTCCTGTCAACTTCATCAAAGTGGGTTCCTTGGATACAATTGCTTGG ATTAAACCTAGTGATGTTATGGAGGAAGGAGCAAGAATTCATATACCTGTATCAGTAGCCGAGACTAGCATTTCAAAGAGGTTTGGTGTTATACCAAGTGGAACTTTATGTCCAAATGCTGATGAGATTGAATATTTACAAAGGCTTGTCCAGTACAAG GATTCAGCTCTAATTGTCCTAAACAAACCCCCAAAACTACCCGTCAAG GGGAATCTGCCAGTTCACAATAGCATGGATGCATTAGCGGCTGCAGCTTTGTCTTATGATAATGATGAAGGCCCTAAATTG GTGCAGCGCCTTGACGCAGAGAGCAGTGGTCTCATTTTATTGGGGAGAACAAGAGAAAGCATTGGTCTTCTTCAGTGGTTATTTAATGACCAAAATAATCCAATTTCCTGTTGTAAG GCTTGGAATGATGCACGTGAAGCAATGTATCAAAGGTATTGGGCATTGGTTATAGGCACTCCCAAGGAAAAGGAAGGCTTAATTCGGGCTCCACTTACAAAG GTGCTTCTTAATGATGGGAAGACAGACAGAGTTGTCCTGGCCCAGTGTTCGGGTTTTGAGGCTTTAACTGAATACCGAGTGTTAGGTCCTAAAATAAATGGATGCTCGTGGATTGAGCTACGTCCACTCACTAGGCGAAAGCATCAG CTGCGGGTGCACTGTGCTGAAGCTCTTGGGACTCCCATTGTTGGTGACTACAAGTATGGTTGGTTTGTGCACCAGAGATGGAAGCAAATGCCTCAAGTTGATATTGAGCCATTTTCTGGGAAACCATACAAGTTGCGTAGGCCAGAAGGTCTAGATGTTCAGAAGGGAAGTGTGCTGTCAAAGGTCCCCTTGTTACACCTCCATTGTAGGGAGCTTGTAATTCCAAACATTGCAAAGTTTGTTGATGTCTTAAATCAAAAGTCTGAAAACCTCTGCCAAGCGCTTGATGCAAAGCCGGATCTTCTTCGGTTTGTGGCATCAATGCCAAGCCACATGAAAATTAGCTGGAATCTCATGTCCTCGTATTTGGTGTAA
- the LOC110621294 gene encoding RNA pseudouridine synthase 3, mitochondrial isoform X1, giving the protein MVLLTFSFLLFVLRHFSHCFFLFCILYHAPTMWKNIHCNQMLSKVRSYSRIVPPPPAYAKPVVRVSNNVAHLGSPKDSPKPRQLLSLPPFPRLPLPRKNMVAFHVTAISWLKYYFNEIPDSTIQSHFNKGLVHMQLPSCSNSIKQGGPTSIRKIKPSDVMEEGARIHIPVSVAETSISKRFGVIPSGTLCPNADEIEYLQRLVQYKDSALIVLNKPPKLPVKGNLPVHNSMDALAAAALSYDNDEGPKLVQRLDAESSGLILLGRTRESIGLLQWLFNDQNNPISCCKAWNDAREAMYQRYWALVIGTPKEKEGLIRAPLTKVLLNDGKTDRVVLAQCSGFEALTEYRVLGPKINGCSWIELRPLTRRKHQLRVHCAEALGTPIVGDYKYGWFVHQRWKQMPQVDIEPFSGKPYKLRRPEGLDVQKGSVLSKVPLLHLHCRELVIPNIAKFVDVLNQKSENLCQALDAKPDLLRFVASMPSHMKISWNLMSSYLV; this is encoded by the exons ATGGTATTGTTGACATTCTCATTTCTTCTCTTTGTTCTTAGGCATTTctcccattgtttctttttattttgtattcttTACCATGCCCCAACAATGTGGAAGAACATTCATTGCAATCAGATGTTATCTAAGGTTAGGAGCTACTCAAGaatagttcctccaccacctgcCTATGCGAAACCAGTTGTCAGAGTCTCCAACAATGTTGCCCATTTGGGCTCTCCAAAAGACAGTCCCAAGCCACGCCAGCTCCTATCCTTGCCCCCATTTCCTCGCCTCCCTTTGCCTCGAAAGAATATGGTGGCATTTCATGTCACCGCTATTAGTTGGCTCAAATATTACTTCAATGAAATCCCCGACTCTACAATCCAATCACATTTTAACAAGGGCCTT GTCCATATGCAGTTGCCGAGTTGTAGTAACTCCATCAAACAGGGAGGACCAACATCTATTAGAAAG ATTAAACCTAGTGATGTTATGGAGGAAGGAGCAAGAATTCATATACCTGTATCAGTAGCCGAGACTAGCATTTCAAAGAGGTTTGGTGTTATACCAAGTGGAACTTTATGTCCAAATGCTGATGAGATTGAATATTTACAAAGGCTTGTCCAGTACAAG GATTCAGCTCTAATTGTCCTAAACAAACCCCCAAAACTACCCGTCAAG GGGAATCTGCCAGTTCACAATAGCATGGATGCATTAGCGGCTGCAGCTTTGTCTTATGATAATGATGAAGGCCCTAAATTG GTGCAGCGCCTTGACGCAGAGAGCAGTGGTCTCATTTTATTGGGGAGAACAAGAGAAAGCATTGGTCTTCTTCAGTGGTTATTTAATGACCAAAATAATCCAATTTCCTGTTGTAAG GCTTGGAATGATGCACGTGAAGCAATGTATCAAAGGTATTGGGCATTGGTTATAGGCACTCCCAAGGAAAAGGAAGGCTTAATTCGGGCTCCACTTACAAAG GTGCTTCTTAATGATGGGAAGACAGACAGAGTTGTCCTGGCCCAGTGTTCGGGTTTTGAGGCTTTAACTGAATACCGAGTGTTAGGTCCTAAAATAAATGGATGCTCGTGGATTGAGCTACGTCCACTCACTAGGCGAAAGCATCAG CTGCGGGTGCACTGTGCTGAAGCTCTTGGGACTCCCATTGTTGGTGACTACAAGTATGGTTGGTTTGTGCACCAGAGATGGAAGCAAATGCCTCAAGTTGATATTGAGCCATTTTCTGGGAAACCATACAAGTTGCGTAGGCCAGAAGGTCTAGATGTTCAGAAGGGAAGTGTGCTGTCAAAGGTCCCCTTGTTACACCTCCATTGTAGGGAGCTTGTAATTCCAAACATTGCAAAGTTTGTTGATGTCTTAAATCAAAAGTCTGAAAACCTCTGCCAAGCGCTTGATGCAAAGCCGGATCTTCTTCGGTTTGTGGCATCAATGCCAAGCCACATGAAAATTAGCTGGAATCTCATGTCCTCGTATTTGGTGTAA
- the LOC110621294 gene encoding RNA pseudouridine synthase 3, mitochondrial isoform X2 — translation MRKKKRKEPNKYTSPVNFIKVGSLDTIAWVRSYSRIVPPPPAYAKPVVRVSNNVAHLGSPKDSPKPRQLLSLPPFPRLPLPRKNMVAFHVTAISWLKYYFNEIPDSTIQSHFNKGLVHMQLPSCSNSIKQGGPTSIRKIKPSDVMEEGARIHIPVSVAETSISKRFGVIPSGTLCPNADEIEYLQRLVQYKDSALIVLNKPPKLPVKGNLPVHNSMDALAAAALSYDNDEGPKLVQRLDAESSGLILLGRTRESIGLLQWLFNDQNNPISCCKAWNDAREAMYQRYWALVIGTPKEKEGLIRAPLTKVLLNDGKTDRVVLAQCSGFEALTEYRVLGPKINGCSWIELRPLTRRKHQLRVHCAEALGTPIVGDYKYGWFVHQRWKQMPQVDIEPFSGKPYKLRRPEGLDVQKGSVLSKVPLLHLHCRELVIPNIAKFVDVLNQKSENLCQALDAKPDLLRFVASMPSHMKISWNLMSSYLV, via the exons atgaggaaaaagaaaaggaaagaaccAAACAAGTATACTTCTCCTGTCAACTTCATCAAAGTGGGTTCCTTGGATACAATTGCTTGG GTTAGGAGCTACTCAAGaatagttcctccaccacctgcCTATGCGAAACCAGTTGTCAGAGTCTCCAACAATGTTGCCCATTTGGGCTCTCCAAAAGACAGTCCCAAGCCACGCCAGCTCCTATCCTTGCCCCCATTTCCTCGCCTCCCTTTGCCTCGAAAGAATATGGTGGCATTTCATGTCACCGCTATTAGTTGGCTCAAATATTACTTCAATGAAATCCCCGACTCTACAATCCAATCACATTTTAACAAGGGCCTT GTCCATATGCAGTTGCCGAGTTGTAGTAACTCCATCAAACAGGGAGGACCAACATCTATTAGAAAG ATTAAACCTAGTGATGTTATGGAGGAAGGAGCAAGAATTCATATACCTGTATCAGTAGCCGAGACTAGCATTTCAAAGAGGTTTGGTGTTATACCAAGTGGAACTTTATGTCCAAATGCTGATGAGATTGAATATTTACAAAGGCTTGTCCAGTACAAG GATTCAGCTCTAATTGTCCTAAACAAACCCCCAAAACTACCCGTCAAG GGGAATCTGCCAGTTCACAATAGCATGGATGCATTAGCGGCTGCAGCTTTGTCTTATGATAATGATGAAGGCCCTAAATTG GTGCAGCGCCTTGACGCAGAGAGCAGTGGTCTCATTTTATTGGGGAGAACAAGAGAAAGCATTGGTCTTCTTCAGTGGTTATTTAATGACCAAAATAATCCAATTTCCTGTTGTAAG GCTTGGAATGATGCACGTGAAGCAATGTATCAAAGGTATTGGGCATTGGTTATAGGCACTCCCAAGGAAAAGGAAGGCTTAATTCGGGCTCCACTTACAAAG GTGCTTCTTAATGATGGGAAGACAGACAGAGTTGTCCTGGCCCAGTGTTCGGGTTTTGAGGCTTTAACTGAATACCGAGTGTTAGGTCCTAAAATAAATGGATGCTCGTGGATTGAGCTACGTCCACTCACTAGGCGAAAGCATCAG CTGCGGGTGCACTGTGCTGAAGCTCTTGGGACTCCCATTGTTGGTGACTACAAGTATGGTTGGTTTGTGCACCAGAGATGGAAGCAAATGCCTCAAGTTGATATTGAGCCATTTTCTGGGAAACCATACAAGTTGCGTAGGCCAGAAGGTCTAGATGTTCAGAAGGGAAGTGTGCTGTCAAAGGTCCCCTTGTTACACCTCCATTGTAGGGAGCTTGTAATTCCAAACATTGCAAAGTTTGTTGATGTCTTAAATCAAAAGTCTGAAAACCTCTGCCAAGCGCTTGATGCAAAGCCGGATCTTCTTCGGTTTGTGGCATCAATGCCAAGCCACATGAAAATTAGCTGGAATCTCATGTCCTCGTATTTGGTGTAA